One Misgurnus anguillicaudatus chromosome 5, ASM2758022v2, whole genome shotgun sequence genomic window, ACTTCATGCTATTTTTGGGCCTGTGAGTCAAGCTCTATAATAGACATTTGCATATTCATGTGTGGACGACGACGAGAGAAAAGATGCTTCAAGCGTTTATCATCGGCCGTGAGCTCTGACTGGATTTGAAAAAGCAGCTTGTATAAATAGGTTTAATTAGTTGTAAGAAgtctttttaaaaacattttagctTAAATAGAGGCAGTTTTATAGCTTTACCAAAGATTTAATAAAACAGCAGCTGGTGCAATTACTACAAGAAGCTTATTTCAAAGTAATTGGTCTCAAAACACTAGAACCAGTTTTAAGGAGCGATCAAGAGGTTCTGGTTTCATATAAAGCTCTTGTCTCATCAAAGACAGCAAGTAAACATTATTGCAAGTATTAGTAACAATATTTCTGCCAGCGAAACAAATTTTGGGTGGCAGATCTGATCTGATCATGCTGTGAACACTAAAGAAGAAACAATGAGGGATGCACGATATTATTTCTGCGCCGATATTGTCGAACGGTAATGGGATGGGATGTTACATTAAGACGTGTCTGGGGAGTAATGATAGACTATCTTGCATTATTAGAGTTAATATCTTTAACTGACTGTGGATCAGCTGTAAATCAGACATGAGGTCAGCAGACGTGCTCTCATCGCTGTGTATGACTCTGAGGAATATGATCCCAGATTATTCCTAAATAAAAGCTCTGGCTTGGGGCTTTAAAGAAAGGACCTTTGCTCCATCAGTCTCTCATAATCCTCTTCTTTTATTGTATCTACCCATCAGTTCAAGCAGGGCCAGGCGTGCAGGATACTGATAATAAGTAGAGATTTTAAGAAACAATCTGTGTTCATTTGTTTTATTCAACCGGTTTAAGGGCCATTAAATGTGAACCATTTAATCCAGTTTAATCTAACCTGTTTCATTTACAGAGATTTCATTATGAGAGCATTACACTGCTGTTTTGAGTGGGTTTATAGCTTAATATTTTGTGCATGTTTGATGGGTACAATTATATCACTCCTGCGGTTTGCCTGATCTCTATATTctcctttaaaacatttttggatACGAAAAGCATACAGAACAATTTCTATGTTATAAACCATAAAGATACAAATCAAGTCAGGGTTTTTGAGCAGTAACTTGTTATCCTTAAAGGGTACCCCAACTATAAACACATGTGTAGCATAATATATTAACACTGTGATTGGctaaattaaatgcaaaattaaaaacagtacgaatgatgACGCCACTTTGTTTACATCACTATACATGACGTCAAAAGGTTGCGATCAAACCGTTTTAATTAACGCTAGAGTGAGGTAAACATGGTAAACAAGTCATCAATTAGAAGTTGCAAAATGATGCCCACagacagtaggtggcggtatgtGGTCTGCGGTATGCcattaaaggtgctgtgtgtaggTTTTAGTGGactctagtggtgagattgagaattgcaaccaacggctcagcgCACAGCTCAATGCTCCCTTTCGAAaaacatagagaagctacgtagggctgggcaaaaaaatagatttttcgattcatcgttttttttacgtggtcaattcagaatcgattctcaaagagcagaatcgatttttttcagattttttcctgcaaacattgaacgtaagattaacgttaatcaaattactagtcttcctcactagatgtcaccctcttttttgccttgcgcgatgttaccaaaTGTCATTCggtgcttaaaatggcggtttcaggtgcttcatcgacgttgatgccaccttcgcataaaaagtcagaggtatggaagcattttagatttcgcaagcaagacgacaACGATAGTGTtttggcttttaatttctttttattaattacgcacttgtaaacttatgttcactgttcttttttattaatatagtatttgtataaAATCTATaatcattgagttgaatcgagaatcgagtgtAAAAACCGAATCAagaaccggaatcgaaaattgaatcgagaatcaaaatcgaatcgatttgatagcttgtgaatcgaaattgaatcgatctggaacatctgaatcgatacccagccctaaagctacaacaggacaaacatgtcattgtctgagacaacgtagtgatgaagcaagtttgtccatttagggctactataGAAACATGGCGGTAGGACTGGAAGATTAATCGAAATCGAACCGCAATCGTGATGTGAAACGTTGCGATTAGCAAATCGCGAAAGGATGTGATATCCAGCTAGGCTTTGTGACAGTCTAACCAATTCAGTGAGCGCGAATATGGCCGTGCTGTCTCCATGAGAGGCATGTCAACAAAAACGCTGCGTCTCCCACAACAGACAAGGTGTTCAAACTTGATGCACCCGCGCAGCTTGCGTCTCTTATATGGAAGACCAACTGATTCAAATACACGCAAATTTTAACACGTAAAAAACGCATCAAATATGCGTTGTTTGCGTGTCAATTACGCGTTGTTTGCGCGTCAATTACGCGTTGTCTGCGCGTCAACTACGTGTTGTTTGCGCGTCAGCTACGCGTTGCTTGCGCGTCAGCTACGCGTTGCTTGCGCGTCAGCTACgcgttgtttatgttttaaaatgtgcGTGTATTTGAATCAGTTGGCCTTCCACAATTTACTCATTTTGAAAAtcccaaatgtatttaatatttatgtaattATAAAGTTGAGTGTTCCAGTTATTTGTTAATagaaaacaaacatgcatacaaatcttTCCAGTAACACTCATTGAAATATTTTACATGTAACTTTTTGTTAAAGTTGTAGttatcattaattttacatATCATAAAATTAAGCAGTGTTAATTATATTccaaatttctttatttttgtttccttattttcataaaaaaatataaaaaagcccAGATAAGAATACAGTTAAATCACCAGACCCATAAGAAGTACCAGTAAGATCTAACCATCAAGAAAAGTTAAATCGCAATTTctggcaaaaaaacaaaacgaaattaaatattttcccTAAATCGCACAGTCCTACATGGCGGTGCAAATGGCGACTTCCGTGTAGGGGGATCCACGTGTTTGTagataaaatgactcattctaaggtaataaaaacaatacagttcattatgtaaggattttatacaccactgataatataggtatgtatattatattgcatccTAAAAGCTACACAGGgcacctttaaaaacacaagaacaTTAACGCCTTCTGTTCAGCCCTTGTAACATGAACCAAagagtaaaataaataatgaacaataaagacaacacaaataaaaaatgattaaaataaaaaccctCTGAGAAGTGAGAATGTGGGAGTAAAACATTATCACATGAAAAACTACAGTGGTTACCATAGCATTTACTTAAGAAACTGTAGTCGAGGTACGCTTTAATGTTAAACCTTAGACGTCCCAACAGACAATTTGCATGAATAGAAATAATTTACAATATAATGAAATCTTAACATTGGTGCCATCATGAATAAATGAGATGAGATAGGTCtatgtttttttgaaaaatgatggagaGTTCTTTAGAGAGGAGTTCGTGTAACGGCACACCGTCATGAGCGTAAACCCATCGTTCCCCTGTCCAATCGTAACGCTTCGGCCCActgagaaaagaaaaacaaccAAAAATGTCTGTCTGAAAATGCTGAACACTAGACGTTTTCCCTCATTACATCACAACGTTATTATTTAACACAAAAACTATTCAGCCAAATTATAAAAATACGAGCATCAGGTGCAATTCCCAAAGCATTACCAATGTCTTTTAATGTTTTACAATTACttgttaaaataacatttaagcattaaaggggacaaaataaatctttggtgtctccagagtacatatgtgaagttttagctcaataattgctactttgtaggtgtgggcaaaaatgtgccgtttttgggtgccGTTTtttcaaatgagctgatctctgcaataaatggcagtgtcgtggttggatagtgcagattaggggcggtattatccccttctgacatcacaagaggagccaaatttcaatgagctatttattcacatgcttgcagagaatggtttaccaaaactaagttactgggttgatctttttcacattttctaggctgatagaaGTGCTGGTGACCCcataatagcacttaaacatggaaaaagccagatttttatgatatgtcccctttaaatatgaACATACAGTAGTCAAAAGACAAAACTGTCTAACCTTGTTGGTGAGGAAAGCCAAATCTGTCGGTTtggtgtttgtttgttgatgacGTAAGTGCCGTGACCAGAACCCATTTTTAACGTCAGTACACCACTCTGTAGAGAAAATCATGGAAAATACAGTATATTGTATATGGTTCCAAAGCTACTGTATACAGAAAACAttttagatagacagacagacaaattacAAGAAAACCGAAATCTGTTACTATAAAGCAGACTATCCGAAGAGGGACAAACATGAACATTGTATCATGCCTAGTgactaggggtgtcacgattctccaaatcctcgattcgattacattttcgattctaaggtcacgattcgatccgattctcgatttttacatattttttatatggcatataatttagacaaaaattatatgccattatttattattattattataatactttaacattaacatgcacattgcaaaactcgcatgggggtttgtgggcttcacttaacgcgagagcttgtagagagaggattccttcttgcacgcacatgactatgcgcggttggcagttacatggatcgggcggatgacgtgacgaaaaataattttttaattaaattcgggcgggtgccggatcgactgcttgttattagctctgtccttctaagcatgcgacatctctgtctttcatagtggcagcctcagaagttcaagaagagaactgaaatgagacggtctagccttctgaggacccaaaatttgtgtcacctgctgcacacgcccccagtagcgcccaccgcgcctgtcagcagaaaacagcggaggcatttctgacttattaaaataaatatgttctaaaataaattaatatttttctgattacatgacacattgatgtagattaatctattcaacagcatatcaaataatcaacctagaaatatacgcaacataaacagaataatattaacacaaaacataacttataatactaaaacagtgacaagaaaaagttttctaataaatacacacttttatttaataaagcttttaattgtttgggaaatcctcggctgttaaggatccattcgttctatcattaacagcgcggagaaatgaggacgcattttgacacagctcttatcaacgctggCGAAGGGTACGTgacaaactcaaaaaatgagaattaaaaacaaaggaaatagaaggtcagaaaagcgttgcctggaataagttttacaacgtggtaaatcaggatgacaccagtgcaggctatgaaataatagtccatccgcgcatctctaacatggacttaatgcgcgtgtcttggactcatagcatctgaaataaatccagcataataagcagctgcgctGCTCTCTGTCTCATGTGCACgtgctcgcatctgtccgacgtctgaacataaactaaagtagtaacccttacgtatttgttcagttttatgcgtttcgtgcaagctgaggcaaactatccttttgtttaatataacccgctgcatctttgcgcctcccttgctatcgcgcacgtgcagagagctgcgctctgtccaaagtcagatcactggtaatcctgtttatgatatgcatttcaaggagttgtagcatccCTCgtctttaaaatatgatcgcgttccgctggacagatgtttttaaaggcatctctgagagtttttttcctcgcttggcaagccgaccggacgtgaaatgggggcgtggcagcatcgacgatcccattttttaattcgaagttcgaagctgtgatttaatttcgatcgatttcgattttaaatcgaaatcgtgacacccctactaGTGACCCATAAAGGTCCACTAGTCCAAAATCAAAACTGTCAAGATTACTCGTTCTAAAACTTCGGACATTAACCACTATTATCCGATTATGATTCCTTTCAGCACTGAAATGTAATCCTCAGAATCAAAAATGAATTGTGTTAGGTTTGACGTCACTTACGATAAATTGCCATTGCTACTTGCATGTGTATCCTAACAGAACATAATATGCCAGTCCCATATATTCGGGATGAAGAACTAGATTTGCAGTGTCCTAAACCTTACTCAGTTCCTCACACAAAGCTTTTGCAGACGCTGGTGTTTTTAGTTTGACATTCAGATGTTTGGAAATCATATAGAGATGAGTAAATAAattagatattttttttaacaatttatcAATGTCTTGGCATTATTCTGTATAAAATCAGTAAGCAGAGGTGTTATATGTAAAACACATCAACAATATGTACTAGGGGTCAGACGTATGCATACAGCTATATGCAAATGTGCACACCATGATATGCATATCACTGAATGATTTTACACTTCAAAAGCTGACGTGTGAAAAGTAATCtatgtaaaacatatttttgttatacgatttttagtttttaaatattcgtcgggatgcacgatatatcggccgacatatcgttatcggccgataactgcttatttttaatattatcggttatcggtctgatagcaaaattaggccgataaatgaaagccgataaattatggattattttggtttgttgaaccacttcacttgcttaTTGCTGGCCATGtagagttttgattggtgctttctgtgacatagcacgaagatgacacatgttgcggcttaagaagagtatgctagtctagcaaGATGTCcccggtctgggagtttttcattgtgaaattaatatgaatatttatcggcctatatatatatatcggttatctgcccccaaatataaagagatatcggttatcggtatcggccaatatttccatatcggtgcattaTTGTATCGCACATTGCATTTACATATAATGCAGTCCTAGTATGTACAGAGATGATCTGTGTGTGTAGTCAGATCCGAGGCAGAGTGAGCTGCCAAGCCGTGAACACAGCTCAATCTGCCAGCCACACCTTTGGCTCGCAGCTGTCTGGACACTTGATTTAAAGCCTCAGTGTCTCATTATATCTCTTCCCAACTGTAATGACAGTTGTCAAAATGCCTTAAAAGAGAACCCGGTATCTTCTGCATCACGTTAAACGTGGCAACTGAATCCCTGCTGATCACATCAGGACTGCTGCAGTTGTCGGTGAGGATAAAGGGATATAAATATCAACTTAGAATAATCAGCTGACAAAAAGCACCGGTCCGTCATTTATCCAGCTACTGTAGCGtagcgagagaaagagagagagcatgaactatcaatcaatcaatctgtCAGCACAGCCTACTGGCCATCCACCAAACACTTACATAACTACTCATTGGGTTTGAGAAAGATATTTGTCCATCAaactttcaaaaacatgatACATTATCTAAAGAAATTGAGAGGGCCAACTGTGGGATGTTTAAATGGGTCCTTACTATTTGTTCAGGTTCATACCTTATAGATCAGTTTATGACTTAAGTACAGAAAAATCTTCatggttcccacaccttagtaaacttcaaattcaaggacctttcaaagactttccaggtccaataccctcaaattcaatgACTAAATGTGGGAATACAAGGAGCCAGGAAGTActgtatatcgctatctgaaatattgccaaagacggcgttacagggatgaaggaagtatggcaagggagacgcagcatcacgttcccttctcagggagcaacagttacatatgtaaccagagacgttttcatgtgtcaaacacaataatgcaaaaaattattttggtatgaatcaacattcacatacagaagatataagcatttaaagcgaacagtttagcacgtgtgcttaaaaggtctagaatttttatgatattatcctacactacacagggaataatatggatttttttccagaaaactccttgcataaaatagattcaagcacttcaatgacttgtatctatgtatgtcaattttaaaaaactttccagggccttgaattttttcccctagcttccccaaactttcaaggatttcaaggacccgtgggaaccctgcatctTAGTATGAAAACTACCGCATCTATAAAAGATCCTTACTGTTATATCTTGTGAGTGGCATTTATATTTCGGGTCTCATAAATCCTGCAGGACTCGTGCATTTACTGCATTCACTCAGCGTGCATGATGCTGCAAACAAAGCCTGCTGCACTAAAAGTGTACTGTTTTTGCAGTCAATTTTTAATGGAAGTACCGGAGCACACAGACAATAATACTCAAGAAAGCCATTTATTCCTACATAACAAAAATGGTAAATAAAGGCCACTATAAAAGTTTTAAGACCTCTGTTTTAAGACCTATATTTAAGTGAAATGCAATGTGTCAGAGCTGCAGCGCTGTGGTTTGTGCACATGCTCCACATATAAAAGATGTTGGCTTACAGGGACCCGGGTTCGAGTACCCAGGTCATGTACCCAAACTCACACACCCTTTCTCATCCCTACTTATACGTATCAACACTTCACTCTcctataaaagaataaagccaccaaaataaaaagtgaattGCAATGTTAAAAAAGGCAAAATAATTGCAGGCTGTGcaattttaaataatgttttgaaaCACTCCCCCGTCTGCAATTGGATAATTGAACAGGACAGGTCATTTCAGCACCAAACTCACACAACTGTATGAGCCAGAAGTAAGGCAGCATTTTTAACTTGACCAACAGCAATCTCTAGTGGACATATAGGCAAACTGAACAATTCATAATGAGATAAGATACTgtacatttaggggcggtttaccggacagggcttatcctagccccagactaaaatgcatgtttgagctgcctaaattataaaacatcttgtactgacatatcttaaaatttattagtgccattgttttgtctcaagatgcacacctgcattgttttttgtaatataactaaggcctggtcctggattaatctaaacactgTCCGGGAAACAGAGATGTGTGGATATGTGCACATGTACTTACAGAGAGTATGACATCACAGTCCAGTCCAGTGAAGCCTTCATCTGCGAGGTCTTCCAGATACTGAGCTAATGCATCCAGAGTTTCATCTGCTAACTTCTCATATTCTGTCTGTGTTAGTTCtctatacaaaaaaaatcagtgtAAGAACATAGCAgtgatttaatattttaaatatatatataataattaaatgtgcagtgtgtaatttttagaaggatctcttgacagaaatgcaaaataatttacaaaactatattatcaggggtgtataaagacctttcataatgaaccgtaatgtgtttattaccttagaatgagaagtttttatctacatacaccgagggtctccttacatggaagt contains:
- the fxn gene encoding frataxin, mitochondrial isoform X1 gives rise to the protein MSRLTSKYRCLYLLSLSSRWKCHQQLSRMSTVRSDFHSSKVTSACGGLLKNISTVMADTRTSFCGGHTNTKIRGLHLNTTLMKDNAVQFRELTQTEYEKLADETLDALAQYLEDLADEGFTGLDCDVILSSGVLTLKMGSGHGTYVINKQTPNRQIWLSSPTSGPKRYDWTGERWVYAHDGVPLHELLSKELSIIFQKNIDLSHLIYS
- the fxn gene encoding frataxin, mitochondrial isoform X2, which gives rise to MSRLTSKYRCLYLLSLSSRWKCHQQLSRMSTSACGGLLKNISTVMADTRTSFCGGHTNTKIRGLHLNTTLMKDNAVQFRELTQTEYEKLADETLDALAQYLEDLADEGFTGLDCDVILSSGVLTLKMGSGHGTYVINKQTPNRQIWLSSPTSGPKRYDWTGERWVYAHDGVPLHELLSKELSIIFQKNIDLSHLIYS